The proteins below come from a single Bombyx mori chromosome 7, ASM3026992v2 genomic window:
- the LOC101745976 gene encoding trithorax group protein osa isoform X13, producing MSPAVGTQNVAMPPRTPSSMPEGGGQARAPTPGAGPPPGAMVPQPYPHHAAYKAPHYPPQPPYGYPPARNHHPYSYGYRPPPPHPPQHYPPLKQAGARHMGPMGAGGEGAMPPPTAPLEHDNGPAPPATALVTTGPDGAPLDEGSQQSTLSNASAASGEECSSGKGRKEYSGSAAPSPSPGGASHSSLHDDYDASPSSWPRPPSSPVFNSHIPPETYRSKAENQRKRRVGESSSGPKSDSLGKLYEMDESPERRGWVERLLAFMEERRTPIAACPTISKQPLDLYRLYLLVRDRGGFVEVTKNKTWKDIAGLLGIGASSSAAYTLRKHYTKNLLAYECHFDRGGIDPQPIINQVEASTKKKGGKANNAASAAGSSNAAESFGAGGGAGGGPGAAPLDYPPQYAPYPPQPNHAQGGGAGGDNLAASNPFDEPPRRPPGYQQGYGYEYGPPYQPNRPVYPPYGPEGDRGYRPGGGAGGGGGEYQYGGYGGAYRGGAPAPPGTPPPPPAAQPYPDYYRHQPPHQPQHPPQHPPQHPPQHQPPHQPPHDAQSVGNLMSSQLARQLVAPLPPAARPYYGGGKPIPGGGAAPGGASSPRRHPDFAKGEGAGYAGAPGAVGGVGAVGAAGARFGGAWAGAFPRAPQPPAPSAAWRPPPAGPQPPPAWTHQPYPSQTSGGPTWGGAPRPPTQDGYPPSSVPSTGVTTAGTQIKRELTFPTECVEGAVPSAEKRRRLTRADVAPVDAWRIMMALKSGLLAETCWALDILNILLFDDNCIGYFGLQHMPGLLDLLLEHFHRSLSDVFDAPPTDEDPWYAPPRSPTPPPAPRPAAAPPDPAHRVRVISGENYTLQSRRRHPVHLRSDDELFAPEDEPEDPPDGVQDVLEPWQLSPAPPAAAHLVPCFRAEHLHLQFARVMPARRRPSPPPPSPAPEPRLATPPPPPETPRPDSDDLDEQPMDLEPERRPALVVRDPAGVLKRRRLEDYEDECYERDEPSLNLISETRDALARRCIALSNILRGLTFVPGNEVEFSRSGAFLALAGKLLLLHHEHAPRAARARAYERAARDDADAAACCSSLRGGAEWWWDTLAQLREDALVCCANIAGGVELAGQPEAVARPLLDGLLHWSVCPAAVAGDAPPAAGAASPLSPRRLALEALCKLCVTDANVDLVLATPPRGRIAALCAGLARDLCRPERPVVREFAVNLLHYLAGAGEPVAREVARHPPAVAQLVAFIERAEQTALGVANQHGVAALRDNPDAMGTSLDMLRRAAATLLRLARHPDNRPLIRRHERRLLSLVMSQILDQKVAHELADVLYFCSQQRVDDDLQEH from the exons ATGTCACCCGCTGTTG GTACACAGAACGTTGCGATGCCGCCGAGAACGCCGTCGTCGATGCCCGAGGGAGGCGGACAGGCGCGGGCGCCGACGCCCGGTGCCGGGCCGCCGCCGGGCGCCATGGTGCCTCAGCCCTATCCGCACCACGCCGCGTACAAGGCGCCGCACTACCCCCCGCAACCGCCCTACGGATATCCGCCGGCCAGGAACCATCATCCTTACTCGTACGGATACCGGCCGCCGCCGCCGCATCCGCCTCAGCATTATCCACCGCTCAAG CAGGCGGGAGCGCGGCACATGGGGCCGATGGGCGCGGGCGGGGAGGGCGCCATGCCGCCGCCCACCGCGCCGCTGGAGCACGACAACGGtcccgcgccgcccgccaccgcGCTCGTCACCACCGGCCCCGACGGCGCGCCCCTCGACGAGGGCAGCCAGCAGAGCACGCTCAGTAACGCTTCCGCAG CTTCCGGCGAGGAGTGCTCGTCCGGCAAGGGCCGCAAGGAGTACAGCGGCAGCGCGGCGCCCTCGCCCTCCCCGGGAGGCGCGTCCCACTCCTCGCTGCACGATGACTACGACGCGTCGCCCTCCTCCTGGCCGCGTCCGCCCTCCTCGCCC GTGTTTAACAGTCACATACCGCCGGAGACCTACAGATCAAAG GCTGAAAACCAAAGGAAACGTCGCGTAGGAGAGTCTTCGTCAGGCCCG AAGTCGGACTCGCTGGGCAAGCTGTACGAGATGGACGAGTCGCCGGAGCGGCGCGGCTGGGTGGAGCGCCTGCTCGCCTTCATGGAGGAGCGCCGCACGCCCATCGCCGCCTGCCCCACCATCTCCAAGCAGCCGCTCGACCTGTACCGCCTCTACCTGCTCGTGCGGGACCGCGGCGGCTTCGTCGAG GTGACCAAGAATAAGACGTGGAAGGACATCGCCGGTCTGCTCGGCATCGGCGCCTCGTCGTCGGCCGCGTACACGCTGCGCAAGCACTACACGAAGAACCTGCTGGCGTACGAGTGCCACTTCGACCGCGGCGGCATCGACCCGCAGCCCATCATCAACCAGGTCGAGGCTTCCACCAAGAAGAAGGGCGGGAAGGCGAACAACGCCGCCAGCGCGG CGGGCTCGTCCAACGCGGCGGAGTCGTTCGGGGCGGGGGGAGGCGCGGGGGGCGGGCCGGGCGCGGCGCCGCTGGACTATCCGCCGCAGTACGCGCCCTACCCGCCGCAACCCAACCACGCCCAGG gcggcggcgcgggcggcGACAACCTCGCCGCCTCCAACCCATTCGACGAGCCGCCGCGCCGCCCTCCAG GTTACCAGCAAGGCTACGGTTATGAGTATGGCCCTCCGTACCAGCCTAACAGGCCGGTCTACCCACCTTATGGCCCCGAAGGTGACAG gGGGTACCGTCCGGGCGGCGGCGCTGGCGGAGGCGGCGGCGAGTACCAGTACGGGGGGTACGGGGGCGCCTACCGCGGCGGAGCGCCCGCCCCGCCCGGCAcgccgcccccgccccccgccgcgCAGCCCTACCCGGACTACTACCGACACCAGCCGCCGCACCAGCCGCAGCACCCGCCCCAACACCCGCCCCAGCACCCGCCGCAACACCAGCCGCCGCATCAGCCCCCGCACGAC GCGCAGAGTGTCGGTAACCTAATGAGCTCGCAGCTCGCGCGGCAGCTCGTGGCGCCCCTGCCGCCCGCCGCGCGCCCCTAC TATGGGGGCGGCAAGCCGATACCGGGAGGCGGGGCTGCCCCGGGCGGCGCCAGCAGTCCGCGCCGACATCCGGACTTCGCGAAAGGCGAGGGCGCTGGGTACGCCGGTGCGCCGGGTGCGGTGGGCGGCGTGGGCGCGGTGGGCGCGGCGGGTGCCAGGTTCGGCGGCGCGTGGGCAGGCGCCTTCCCACGCGCGCCACAACCGCCCGCGCCCTCGGCAGCGTGGCGCCCGCCGCCCGCCGGCCCCCAGCCGCCACCAGCCTGGACACACCAACCTTACCCCTCACAG ACGAGCGGTGGTCCAACGTGGGGCGGAGCACCGCGACCTCCCACCCAAGACGGCTATCCACCATCATCTGTTCCATCGACT GGCGTGACGACAGCTGGAACGCAAATAAAGCGAGAACTAACATTTCCCACTGAGTGCGTCGAGGGCGCCGTACCCAGCGCAGAGAAGCGGCGGCGACTCACCCGCGCTGACGTGGCCCCCGTCGACGCCTGGCGTATCATGATGGCCCTCAAGTCCGGCCTTCTGGCAGAAACTTGCTGGGCGCTCGATATCCTCAACATTCTACTCTTCGACGACAATTGCATAGGATACTTCGGGCTCCAACACATGCCGGGCTTGCTCGACCTGTTGCTCGAACACTTTCATCGAAGCCTCAGCGACGTGTTCGACGCGCCTCCCACAGATGAAGATCCGTGGTATGCGCCTCCTCGGTCGCCGACACCTCCCCCCGCCCCGCGGCCCGCCGCCGCCCCGCCCGACCCCGCCCACCGCGTGCGGGTGATCTCCGGCGAGAACTACACGCTGCAGTCACGCCGCCGGCATCCCGTGCACCTGCGCTCCGATGACGAACTGTTCGCGCCAGAGGACGAACCCGAAGATCCGCCCGACGGCGTCCAGGACGTGCTGGAGCCCTGGCAGCTCTCACCAGCTCCGCcggccgccgcccaccttgtgCCCTGCTTCCGGGCTGAGCATCTCCATCTCCAGTTTGCGCGCGTCATGCCGGCGCGACGGCGGCCCTCCCCCCCGCCGCCCTCACCCGCACCCGAGCCCCGCCTCGCCACCCCGCCCCCTCCGCCGGAAACGCCGCGACCAGATTCAGACGATCTCGACGAGCAACCCATGGATCTAGAACCGGAGCGCAGGCCCGCTCTAGTGGTGCGCGATCCAGCCGGAGTCCTCAAACGGCGCCGCCTCGAGGATTATGAAGACGAATGTTATGAACGCGACGAACCCAGTCTCAATTTAATCAGTGAAACGAGGGACGCTCTGGCGCGACGTTGCATCGCCCTATCGAACATTTTGCGCGGACTCACTTTCGTTCCCGGTAACGAAGTAGAATTTTCACGGTCAGGTGCGTTCTTGGCGCTAGCCGGCAAACTGCTGCTGCTGCATCACGAGCACGCGCCCCGAGCGGCCCGGGCCCGCGCCTACGAGCGCGCGGCGCGGGACGACGCGGACGCGGCCGCCTGCTGCTCGTCGCTGCGCGGCGGGGCCGAGTGGTGGTGGGACACGCTGGCGCAGCTCCGCGAAGACGCCCTCGTCTGCTGTGCGAACATAGCGGGCGGCGTGGAACTTGCGGGGCAGCCCGAGGCCGTGGCGCGGCCCCTGCTGGACGGCCTGCTGCACTGGAGCGTGTGTCCGGCTGCCGTCGCGGGAGACGCTCCTCCGGCCGCGGGCGCCGCCTCCCCTCTGTCGCCGCGCAGGCTCGCGCTGGAGGCGCTGTGCAAGCTCTGCGTGACGGATGCGAACGTGGACCTGGTGCTGGCGACACCGCCGCGCGGTCGCATCGCGGCGCTGTGTGCCGGCCTGGCGCGGGACCTGTGCCGGCCGGAGCGGCCTGTGGTGCGAGAGTTCGCCGTGAACCTGCTGCACTACCTGGCGGGCGCTGGCGAGCCGGTGGCGCGCGAGGTGGCGCGACACCCTCCGGCGGTGGCGCAGCTGGTCGCCTTCATCGAGCGCGCCGAGCAGACGGCGCTGGGGGTGGCCAACCAGCACGGCGTGGCGGCGCTGCGGGACAACCCGGACGCGATGGGCACGAGCCTGGACATGCTGCGGCGCGCGGCCGCCACGCTGCTGCGGCTGGCGCGCCACCCGGACAACCGCCCGCTGATCCGCCGCCACGAGCGCCGGCTGCTGTCGCTGGTCATGAGCCAGATCCTCGACCAGAAGGTGGCGCACGAGCTGGCGGACGTGCTGTACTTCTGCAGCCAGCAGCGCGTGGACGACGACCTCCAGGAACATTGA